From a region of the Candidatus Limnocylindria bacterium genome:
- a CDS encoding FHA domain-containing protein has protein sequence MEITFALLLWGVRIAFLLLLYLFLLRAFGVLHRALVAERAVDGATRALGVLIVERNAGHAPRVGERFSLRASTSIGRDAGNDVPLSDEAASARHAVLELRDGEWWIEDLGSTNGTVVNGTRIERAERLQFGDELAIGRIALRLEKGSG, from the coding sequence ATGGAGATCACGTTCGCCCTACTGCTGTGGGGTGTGCGCATCGCCTTCCTGCTGCTCCTCTATCTCTTCCTGTTGCGCGCGTTCGGCGTGCTGCACCGCGCCCTCGTAGCGGAGCGCGCGGTCGACGGCGCGACGCGCGCCCTCGGCGTGCTCATCGTCGAGCGCAACGCGGGTCACGCCCCGCGGGTGGGGGAGCGCTTCTCGCTTCGAGCGTCCACCTCGATCGGCCGTGACGCGGGCAACGACGTTCCCCTCTCCGACGAGGCGGCGTCGGCGCGCCATGCCGTGCTCGAGCTCCGCGACGGCGAGTGGTGGATCGAGGACCTCGGAAGCACCAACGGCACCGTCGTCAATGGAACGCGCATCGAGCGCGCGGAGCGGCTGCAGTTCGGTGACGAGCTCGCCATCGGGCGCATCGCACTCCGATTGGAGAAGGGCTCGGGATGA
- a CDS encoding DUF3662 and FHA domain-containing protein, with the protein MERLESFVSRMIEGWSARIFGAKLQPVQIAKRLIRAMEAHQTISLSKTFVPNSYVVSLSATDFAQFEQYRRSLERDLAEAVLSASRERNFTLLDFPSVEIERDDDVAPGDIRVSCALVDASGDEVEADPKSLGAVESGHTMVLDREKLLREKPRAPKASIELKDGERSSVQLGPEPLLIGRDQQNDVVLDDTRVSRKHAEIRLRLGRYTLYDLQSTNGTYVNGRRVAEVVLNDGDRISVAGLDLIFHSAE; encoded by the coding sequence ATGGAACGGCTTGAATCCTTTGTGAGCCGGATGATCGAGGGATGGAGCGCGCGCATCTTCGGCGCGAAGCTCCAGCCCGTCCAGATCGCCAAGCGCCTCATCCGCGCGATGGAGGCGCACCAGACCATTTCGCTCTCCAAGACCTTCGTCCCGAACTCGTACGTCGTGTCGCTGTCGGCGACCGACTTCGCCCAGTTCGAGCAGTACCGCCGCAGCCTCGAGCGCGATCTGGCCGAGGCGGTGCTGTCGGCGTCGCGCGAGCGCAACTTCACGCTGCTCGACTTCCCGTCGGTGGAGATCGAGCGCGACGACGACGTCGCGCCCGGTGACATCCGCGTGTCGTGTGCGCTCGTCGACGCATCGGGTGACGAGGTCGAGGCCGACCCCAAGTCTCTCGGCGCCGTCGAGTCGGGTCACACGATGGTCCTCGACCGCGAGAAGCTCCTTCGCGAGAAGCCGCGCGCGCCGAAGGCCAGCATCGAGCTGAAGGATGGCGAGCGTTCGTCGGTCCAGCTCGGGCCCGAGCCTCTGCTGATCGGCCGCGATCAGCAGAACGACGTCGTCCTCGACGACACGCGCGTGTCGCGCAAGCACGCCGAGATCCGACTCCGCCTCGGTCGGTACACCCTGTACGACCTGCAGAGCACGAACGGGACGTACGTGAACGGCCGCCGCGTCGCCGAGGTCGTGCTCAACGACGGCGATCGGATCTCCGTCGCGGGGCTCGATCTCATCTTCCATTCGGCGGAATAG